The Hymenobacter sp. DG25A nucleotide sequence GTGCTTTACGCCGCCGGTAAATGTTGCGCGCAGGGGCAGGCGCCCCTGGGCCTGGTTTCCCAGGTTGGGCTGATTCAGGTGATAAAGGGCTAAACCCGCCCAGGCCTGGCGGTTATACAGCAATCCACCCACGCCCCCGCTCAGGTAATGCACCGGGTCAAAGGGCACCGGTTCGGCGCTGGCGCCGGTCAGCAGGCCGTCGTCGGAGAGCTGGTCGCCGAACACCAGGTTGCTGTAGCTGATGCGCTGGGAACCGTAGGTGAGCTGGGCGCCGGCGCTCAGGTGCACGTCCTCACTCAGGCGGGCATGGTAGGCATAGAGGGCGGCGGCCTCCAGGCGGGTGTAGCCTACGGCTCCCAGCCGGTCCATGTTCACGAGCAGGCCCACGGCGTTGCGCTGCTTTTCGAAGCGGTAGTCGGCGCCCAGGTGCGTGGTCTGGAACGAGCCCGCCAGTGATGGAAACTGCTCCCGGTACGCCAGGGAAATGCCGTAGTCGTGCTGCAGGCCCGTGAAAGCCGGGTTCAGGTGCAGGCGGGTGGCGTAGGATTGGGAGAAGTATAGGTCCTGCGCCTTTGCCTGCTCCTTTGCACCCAGCAGCAGCAGGCCCGCGCCCAGCCAGGCCGCCAAACGGCGTCCGGGAAAGCCGGGGCGTACCAATAGTGGAAAGCGCATAGGGGGTGCTAAACGAGGCTGGCCCGCAATTTGGTGCAAGGCAAAGGCATTGAGGCCTCGAAAATGGCAAAATCCCGGCATCTTTACCGATATAGCTCTGGTAAGGTGCTGGCACCAAACCGGGCCCAAGGCGCGTTATTCTTTTTTCTTCCCTCCTACCGTTATGCGTAAATTCCTGTTAGGTCTGCTGATTTTCGTGGTGGTGCTGGTGGCTGCCATTGCCCTGGCGCCGGTGCTGTTCAAAGACAAGCTCAAGCAGGTGCTGGATAAGCAGCTGGCCGAGCGCATTGCCGCCCGGGTAGAGTATCAGCCTGAAAATGTGAGCTTAAGCCTGCTCCGCTCCTTTCCGGATCTGGCCCTCAGCATTGATGAGCTGCGCATTATCGGGCAGGATTCATTTGCCCGCGACACGCTGGCTTACCTGCCTTCCTTCCGGGTGGGGCTGGACTTAATGAGCGTGGTGCGCGGCGACGAAATCAAAATCAAATCGGTGCAACTGGATGAGCCCGACATCAGCCTGCGGGTGCTGAAAAGCGGCCGCGCCAACTGGGATATTTTTATTTCTGACTCCGCCGCCGCTACCCAGGGCAAGGATACCAGCCAGGTGAAAGTGGCCATCAAAGGCTGGGAAATTACTAACGGCCGCCTGCGCTACGAGGACCTGAGCATACCGTTTGCCATGCAGGCCCGCCACGTAAACCACACCGGCTCCGGCGACTTCGCCCGGAATATCTTCGATATGGTGTCGAAGACCACGGCCGACGGCTTCACTATGAACTATGACGGGGTGAACTACCTCGAAAATACCAAGCTGGACGCCGACGTGACTATGGGCATGGATATGGATAAGTTCCTGTTCACCTTCAAGGAAAATCAGGTGCGCCTCAACGACTTTCCCTTCTCCTTCGCCGGGAAAGTGGGCCTGCCCAACGACACGGACATCACCTACGACATGACCTTTAAGGCCCTGGAAACCGACTTCAAGAACATTCTGAGCCTGGTGCCCGGGGTGTTCACTGAGAAGTTCAAGGACATTCAGACCAGCGGCAAAATGGCCTTCAACGGCTATCTGAAAGGCGTGCAGAACGACGTGAAGATGCCCGGCTACGGCGTGAACCTGCAGGTAAACAACGGCATGTTCAAGTACCCCGACCTGCCACAGGCCGCCCGCAACATCAACGTGGATATGGTGGTGGATAACCCCTCGGGCTTCACCAACAACATGAAAGTGAACGTGAAGCAGTTTCACCTGGACCTAGGCACCAACCCGATTGACGGCAACGTGGCCATCGACGGGCTGGAGCCCATGAAGGTAGACGGCCGCGTGAAAGCCAACGTGGACCTGGCCGAAATGCTGAAAGTGTACCCTGTGAAAGATTTGCTGATGCGCGGCAAGCTGTTCGTAGATGGTACGGCTAAAGGCATCTACTCCAAAACCCAGATGCCCGTGGTGCAGGCCAAGCTGAACCTGACCAACGGCTACGTGAAGAGCAAGCAGTTCCCGGCTCCCATCGAAAACCTGACGCTCAACGGCACTGTGGTCAACGCCACCGGCCAGCCCAACGACACGCGCATCAACATTCCCCAGTTTAAAATGCTGCTGGATGGCGAGCCGCTGGAAGGCCGCATTGCCCTGCAGAACATCGACAAGCCGCTGTTTGACACCGATGTGCGTGGCACCGTGGACCTGACCAAGCTCACCAAAATATTCCCGCTGGAAGGCATGACCGTGACCGGCCGCCTGAACGGCAACGTGGCCGCCAAAGGCAGCATGGCCGATGTGGAAGCCGAGCGGTACCAGAATGTGGTAGCCTCGGGCACCGTGAATGCCAACAACGTCACCTACAAAAGCAAAGACCTGCCCCAGGGCGTGAAAATCAGCCGCGCCACGGCCACCTTCAACAACAACCAGATTGTGTTGAAAGACATGCAGGGCTTTGTCGGCACCTCGGATATTGCCGCTTCGGGCGTTATCAGCAACTATTTGGGCTACCTGTTCACGCCGGGCCAGTCCCTGAAAGGCAACCTGACGGTGAACAGCCGCCGCTTTAATGTGAACGAGTGGATGGTGGACGAGGTAACGGCCAAGCCCACTACCGGCGCCGTAGCGGCCACCAAATCCCCCGCCACCGCTACCAAGGCCGATGGCGTGCTGCAGATTCCCAAGTTCTTCGACCTGACGCTGAACACCAATGTGGGCACCATTGTGTACGACAACCTGAAGCTGGACAATGCCAAAGGCACCGTAACCGTGCGCGACGAGGCCGTGCGCCTGAACGGGCTC carries:
- a CDS encoding PorP/SprF family type IX secretion system membrane protein yields the protein MRFPLLVRPGFPGRRLAAWLGAGLLLLGAKEQAKAQDLYFSQSYATRLHLNPAFTGLQHDYGISLAYREQFPSLAGSFQTTHLGADYRFEKQRNAVGLLVNMDRLGAVGYTRLEAAALYAYHARLSEDVHLSAGAQLTYGSQRISYSNLVFGDQLSDDGLLTGASAEPVPFDPVHYLSGGVGGLLYNRQAWAGLALYHLNQPNLGNQAQGRLPLRATFTGGVKHFFSESTVKQSYREISVSPTVSYTHQGASQRAEAGLYGTVTPITMGLLYRGIPLPGAPRPASVLAVVAGVQLTGFRVGYSHDVELGSRNLGAGGAHEIVLVLEQVDMLAAARRRISRKNYRLLPCPAF
- a CDS encoding AsmA-like C-terminal region-containing protein, which encodes MRKFLLGLLIFVVVLVAAIALAPVLFKDKLKQVLDKQLAERIAARVEYQPENVSLSLLRSFPDLALSIDELRIIGQDSFARDTLAYLPSFRVGLDLMSVVRGDEIKIKSVQLDEPDISLRVLKSGRANWDIFISDSAAATQGKDTSQVKVAIKGWEITNGRLRYEDLSIPFAMQARHVNHTGSGDFARNIFDMVSKTTADGFTMNYDGVNYLENTKLDADVTMGMDMDKFLFTFKENQVRLNDFPFSFAGKVGLPNDTDITYDMTFKALETDFKNILSLVPGVFTEKFKDIQTSGKMAFNGYLKGVQNDVKMPGYGVNLQVNNGMFKYPDLPQAARNINVDMVVDNPSGFTNNMKVNVKQFHLDLGTNPIDGNVAIDGLEPMKVDGRVKANVDLAEMLKVYPVKDLLMRGKLFVDGTAKGIYSKTQMPVVQAKLNLTNGYVKSKQFPAPIENLTLNGTVVNATGQPNDTRINIPQFKMLLDGEPLEGRIALQNIDKPLFDTDVRGTVDLTKLTKIFPLEGMTVTGRLNGNVAAKGSMADVEAERYQNVVASGTVNANNVTYKSKDLPQGVKISRATATFNNNQIVLKDMQGFVGTSDIAASGVISNYLGYLFTPGQSLKGNLTVNSRRFNVNEWMVDEVTAKPTTGAVAATKSPATATKADGVLQIPKFFDLTLNTNVGTIVYDNLKLDNAKGTVTVRDEAVRLNGLTFNTLGGAFATNGSYSSKNLAHPKFDFGLNIKNLNFQNAFQAFTSIKKFVPLAQQIEGIFSTNFNVSGEMGQDMMPVYSSLTGKGVFEIIRAALGNSPVMNKISALTQLQELKNFAVEHKDIAAEMLNGNFIVKPFDFNVGQIKLTVGGSSNVDGNLEYVTAIDMPTGKVGNQLNSKLTQLTGVSDIKGTERVTLGVKIGGSMADPKVALSSGSVKGQAKDIAKSLVTSVVESKVSDAKNKLLAKAGLQQDSVKRSLADQKQAVEDRARLEIEKKRLETEARLKTQAKEKLGNILFGKPKAAPVPAPEPAKADTTKS